In bacterium, the DNA window TTAATTGAAAGCCTGGTGCCAGAATTAAGAAAAAGGGGTTACGCTATTAGCGTAATTAAGCATCACAGCCATATAATTAAACAAGGGGAAGTTGACTGTGAAGGGAAAGATACCTATCGCTATCAACTCGCTGGTGCCCAAACTACTGTTTTAGCCGGGCAGAATAAATTGATGCTCATCCGTGAGTTGAAAAATCCCTGTAGTATCGATGAGATTAGCAGAATGTATCTTTCTGAATTAGACCTTATTTTAACTGAAGGCTATAAACTTGAGGATAAACCGAAGATTGAGGTCTTTCGCCAGGAGATAGTAAAAAAAACTGGTTTGCTCTGTAATCCTGAAAAAGATAATCTCGTGGCGGTAGTAAGTGACTGTCCTTTTAACCTTGAAATACCCTGCTTTGAACTGAATGATTACTCAAAAATAGCTGATTTTCTGAAAGAAGAATTTATAAGAAGGTGAACTACCTATGCTTACAGACAGTTACCATCGTCAGATTAATTACTTGCGTCTTTCTATTACGGATATGTGTAATTTACAGTGTATCTACTGTCAATCATGGAAAGAGATAGGTAAGAAGAGTCATCAGGAGATTTTAAGATACGAGGAGATAATCCGACTGGCAGGTTTGATGGCTCAACTTGGCATTAGACGGGTGCGAATTACTGGCGGTGAGCCATTGCTTAAAAAAGATGTGATGTATCTTATTGAGGAACTGGTAAAGTTAGGACTGTTTGAGGAGATATCCCTGACAACCAATGGAACGAATCTATCTCGGTTTGCGGCTCAACTAAAAAACGCGGGGATAGCGAGAATCAATATTAGTTTAGATTCCCTGAACCGTGAGCGGTATCATCAGATTACAGGCAGTGGGAATTTAGATGATGTGCTTCTGGGGATTGAAGAATCCTTAAGGATAGGCTTGAGCCCGCTGAAGATAAATATGGTGGTGATGAAAGGGATTAATGATGATGAGATAGACTCGTTTAGCAGATTGACTCTGGATAGACCTGTTTATGTTAGATTCATTGAGTTTATGCCGATTGGTCATCAAAAGATTTTATGGGAAGAACGATATTTACCCACCACTGTTTTAAAAGAAAGGTTGAGTGCACACTTTAATCTGATGGCGACGGATGGTCTTGTTGGTAATGGACCTGCAGAATATTATCAGATAAAAGGGGCAATGGGGAAAGTTGGTTTTATCTCCCCGATTAGTAATCATTTCTGCTCAAGGTGCAATCGCATACGGCTCACCCCGGATGGTCATTTACGGCTTTGTCTGGGACAGGAAGACGAAATTAACCTGAAAGTCCCTATGCGAGCCGGAGCATCAGATGAGGAATTGAAAGGGCTTATCCTTCAAGGAATAAGACAGAAACCCGGCGGACATCAATTCAAGTTAAAGAAGATTACTGGCCGTCAGATGGCGGTTATTGGAGGATGATTTCAATTGCGGATTGTGGATTGAAAGAAACTGGTAAGCGTTCAGCCACAGAGGCACAGAGTTCACAGAGAATTAAGGGAATTAGCCAGAAATGCACACGAATTAACCTCTGACATCCCATAAAT includes these proteins:
- the mobB gene encoding molybdopterin-guanine dinucleotide biosynthesis protein B, which encodes MIPIVSIVGRKNSGKTTLIESLVPELRKRGYAISVIKHHSHIIKQGEVDCEGKDTYRYQLAGAQTTVLAGQNKLMLIRELKNPCSIDEISRMYLSELDLILTEGYKLEDKPKIEVFRQEIVKKTGLLCNPEKDNLVAVVSDCPFNLEIPCFELNDYSKIADFLKEEFIRR
- the moaA gene encoding GTP 3',8-cyclase MoaA, which produces MLTDSYHRQINYLRLSITDMCNLQCIYCQSWKEIGKKSHQEILRYEEIIRLAGLMAQLGIRRVRITGGEPLLKKDVMYLIEELVKLGLFEEISLTTNGTNLSRFAAQLKNAGIARINISLDSLNRERYHQITGSGNLDDVLLGIEESLRIGLSPLKINMVVMKGINDDEIDSFSRLTLDRPVYVRFIEFMPIGHQKILWEERYLPTTVLKERLSAHFNLMATDGLVGNGPAEYYQIKGAMGKVGFISPISNHFCSRCNRIRLTPDGHLRLCLGQEDEINLKVPMRAGASDEELKGLILQGIRQKPGGHQFKLKKITGRQMAVIGG